The proteins below are encoded in one region of Coffea arabica cultivar ET-39 chromosome 4c, Coffea Arabica ET-39 HiFi, whole genome shotgun sequence:
- the LOC113738886 gene encoding uncharacterized protein — protein MAELNPLDGQINGGGGGGGGAGNGETMVGTATKRQRRPSVRLGDIGGDPPLAAYEHLHQQHRRASSKQQLQYQWKQQQQKGSRLRNNETLAVDKNGISNSEDGIEGFVNEGEEGNEGDMDLDRVAIGSWKTFRDSSMKSKRGRGGSIRKRVRSNWVSSKVDESGKLLTSGGEGEGDGEEGFHLDNDDGMDRDFARENSDEEVDRNESPIRSFENNDEDIDVERERGFLKLGEKNRRVTTRVSDEMEGPSDSVERNGVKAWLNQLGLGRYGPVFEIHEVDDEVLPMLTLEDLKDMGINAVGTRRKMYCSIQKLNKGFS, from the coding sequence ATGGCCGAGCTAAACCCACTTGACGGACAAATTAACGGCGGCGGcggcggaggaggaggagcagGAAATGGGGAGACGATGGTGGGGACGGCGACGAAGAGGCAGAGAAGGCCGAGTGTGAGATTAGGCGACATTGGAGGCGACCCACCACTGGCGGCCTATGAACACCTGCACCAGCAACATAGGAGGGCCTCATCCAAGCAGCAGCTGCAGTATCAATggaagcagcagcagcagaaagGTTCGAGATTGAGAAATAATGAAACCCTAGCGGTGGATAAGAATGGGATTAGCAATAGCGAAGATGGGATTGAGGGTTTTGTTAATGAAGGCGAGGAAGGTAATGAAGGGGATATGGATTTGGATAGGGTTGCTATTGGGAGCTGGAAAACTTTTCGGGATTCGTCGATGAAATcgaagagggggagagggggTTCTATTAGGAAGAGGGTTAGGTCGAATTGGGTTTCGTCTAAAGTTGATGAAAGTGGGAAATTATTGACCAGTGGaggtgaaggggaaggggatgGGGAAGAGGGTTTTCATTTGGACAATGATGATGGGATGGATAGGGATTTTGCACGTGAAAACTCTGATGAGGAGGTGGACAGAAATGAGAGCCCAATTCGTTCTTTTGAGAATAATGATGAGGATATTGATgtggagagagaaagagggtttttgaaattagGGGAGAAAAACAGGAGAGTGACTACTAGGGTTTCTGATGAAATGGAGGGGCCTAGTGATTCGGTAGAGAGAAATGGAGTGAAGGCTTGGTTGAACCAGTTGGGCTTAGGGAGATATGGCCCAGTTTTCGAGATTCATGAGGTGGATGATGAGGTTTTGCCAATGTTGACACTGGAGGATTTGAAGGATATGGGAATTAATGCTGTTGGGACGCGGAGGAAAATGTATTGCTCAATTCAGAAGCTCAATAAGGGATTCTCCTAG
- the LOC113739799 gene encoding long chain base biosynthesis protein 2a, whose product MITIPYLTALTTYFSYGLLFVFGQFRDFFRKIVDWWLGSNLQGYAPICLGLEDFYTRRLYLRIQDCFGRPIASPPDSWVDLVERVSKDNNKTLQRTAKISRCLNLGSYNYLGFAAADEYCTPRVIESLKRFSPSTCSTRVDGGTTTLHNELEEVVANFVGKPAAIVFGMGYVTNSAVLPALIGKGGLIISDSLNHNSIVNGARGSGATVRVFQHNMPDHLEKVLREQIAEGQPRTHRPWKKIMVLVEGIYSMEGELCKLPEIVAICKKYRAYVYLDEAHSIGAIGKTGRGVCELLGVDTADVDILMGTFTKSFGSCGGYIAGSKELIQYMKYACPAHLYATSISPPAAQQIISAIRVILGEDGTSRGAQKLARIRENSNFFRSELQKMGFEVLGDNDSPVMPVMLYNPAKIPAFSRECLKNQVAVVTVAFPATPLLLARARICISASHTREDLIKALEVFSKVGDLIGIKYFPAEPDKQQQDEGRVKLE is encoded by the exons ATGATTACCATTCCGTATCTGACCGCCTTAACAACTTACTTCAGCTACGGCCTCCTCTTCGTCTTCGGCCAATTTCGTGACTTTTTCCGTAAAATTGTGGATTGGTGGCTCGGCAGCAATCTTCAG GGGTATGCCCCGATCTGCCTAGGCTTGGAGGATTTCTATACTCGGCGGCTGTATCTTCGGATTCAG GATTGTTTTGGACGACCAATAGCAAGTCCACCGGATTCTTGGGTTGATTTGGTTGAACGTGTATCCAAGGACAACAACAAGACGCTGCA GCGGACCGCAAAAATTAGTAGATGCCTTAACTTGGGATCATATAACTACCTCGGGTTTGCTGCAGCAGATGAATACTGCACCCCCCGTGTGATTGAATCTCTGAAGAGATTTTCCCCAAGCACCTGTAGTACTCGTGTTGATGGAG GTACAACAACGCTTCACAATGAATTGGAAGAGGTTGTGGCAAATTTTGTTGGAAAGCCAGCTGCTATTGTTTTCGGTATGGGTTACGTAACAAACTCAGCTGTTCTCCCTGCCTTGATTGGGAAG GGAGGCTTGATTATCAGTGATTCTCTTAACCACAATTCCATAGTCAATGGTGCTCGAGGGTCAGGGGCCACCGTTCGTGTTTTCCAACATAATA TGCCTGACCATCTGGAGAAAGTCCTAAGAGAACAAATTGCTGAGGGGCAACCAAGGACACATAGACCTTGGAAAAAGATTATGGTTTTAGTGGAGGGAATATACAGCATGGAAGGGGAACTCTGCAAACTTCCAGAGATTGTTGCCATATGCAAAAAGTACAGG GCATATGTTTACTTGGATGAGGCTCACAGCATTGGGGCAATTGGCAAAACAGGGAGGGGTGTTTGTGAGCTATTGGGAGTTGATACAGCTGATGTGGATATTTTGATGGGAACTTTCACAAAATCGTTTGGGTCATGTGGTGGTTATATTGCAGGGTCTAAG GAACTTATTCAATATATGAAGTATGCTTGCCCTGCTCATCTGTATGCTACATCAATTTCTCCTCCAGCTGCCCAACAAATTATTTCTGCCATAAGGGTCATCCTTGGGGAGGATGGTACTAGCAGAG GCGCTCAAAAGCTAGCAAGAATACGCGAGAATAGCAACTTTTTCCGTTCTGAGCTACAGAAAATGGGATTTGAGGTTTTGGGAGATAATGATTCTCCTGTAATGCCTGTAATGCTCTACAATCCGGCAAAAATACCTGCTTTTTCACGGGAGTGTCTCAAGAATCAG GTGGCTGTTGTTACGGTTGCGTTTCCAGCTACACCTTTGCTGTTGGCTAGAGCTCGCATCTGTATTTCTGCTTCACACACAAGGGAAGATCTCATCAAAGCCTTAGAG GTTTTCAGCAAAGTAGGAGATCTAATAGGCATTAAATACTTCCCCGCCGAACCCGATAAACAACAGCAAGATGAAGGCAGAGTTAAGTTAGAGTGA